A portion of the Mytilus galloprovincialis chromosome 12, xbMytGall1.hap1.1, whole genome shotgun sequence genome contains these proteins:
- the LOC143054837 gene encoding programmed cell death protein 6-like isoform X3: MAYQYGQGAPPGGYGPPPGQPGYGAPPGQPGYGAPPPGQPGYPGGQPGYPAPAPHPGYGQAPGGYGAGPPPGIDPSVYQWFLTVDQDKSGHITAHELQQALVNGNWSHFNPETCRLMISMFDRDNTGTIQLHEFNALWNYIFNICISGMFDRDNTGTIQLHEFNALWNYIQQWKGVFERFDGNRSGSIEAHELIQAFQQMGYNLSPQFGHIVISKFDVNGRRSLTLDNFIQSCVMLKSLTDSFKERDPQMQGTIRMGYEDFMTTAVFNKV; the protein is encoded by the exons GGTGCCCCGCCAGGAGGTTATGGTCCTCCACCAGGTCAACCAGGATACGGTGCTCCCCCGGGACAGCCAGGCTATGGTGCCCCACCCCCAGGACAACCAGGTTACCCTGGAGGTCAGCCGGGATATCCTGCACCTGCTCCCCACCCAGGCTATGGACAAGCACCAG gAGGTTATGGAGCAGGTCCTCCACCAGGAATAGACCCCAGTGTATACCAGTGGTTTTTAACTGTGGACCAAGACAAGAGTGGACATATAACAGCACATGAGTTACAACAGGCTCTTGTGAATGGAAACTGGTCACATTTTAACCCAGAGACCTGTAGACTAATGATAA GCATGTTTGACAGAGATAACACAGGAACTATACAGTTACATGAGTTTAATGCCTTGTGGAATTATATCTTTAACATCTGTATTTCAGGCATGTTTGACAGAGATAACACAGGAACTATACAGTTACATGAGTTTAATGCCTTGTGGAATTATATCCAACAATGGAAAGGGGTCTTTGAGAGGTTTGATGGTAATCGTTCTGGTTCCATAGAAGCTCATGAACTGATTCAAG ccTTCCAGCAGATGGGATATAACCTATCACCACAGTTTGGTCACATCGTCATTTCAAAGTTTGATGTCAACGGTAGAAGATCGCTAACATTAGACAACTTTATCCAGTCGTGTGTTATGTTAAAATCGTTGACAGATTCATTTAAAGAACGAGACCCTCAGATGCAAGGAACCATCAGAATGGGCTATGAAGACTTTATGACAACTGCAGTTTTCAACAAAGTTTAG
- the LOC143054837 gene encoding programmed cell death protein 6-like isoform X4 codes for MAYQYGQGAPPGGYGPPPGQPGYGAPPGQPGYGAPPPGQPGYPGGQPGYPAPAPHPGYGQAPGGYGAGPPPGIDPSVYQWFLTVDQDKSGHITAHELQQALVNGNWSHFNPETCRLMISMFDRDNTGTIQLHEFNALWNYIQQWKGVFERFDGNRSGSIEAHELIQAFQQMGYNLSPQFGHIVISKFDVNGRRSLTLDNFIQSCVMLKSLTDSFKERDPQMQGTIRMGYEDFMTTAVFNKV; via the exons GGTGCCCCGCCAGGAGGTTATGGTCCTCCACCAGGTCAACCAGGATACGGTGCTCCCCCGGGACAGCCAGGCTATGGTGCCCCACCCCCAGGACAACCAGGTTACCCTGGAGGTCAGCCGGGATATCCTGCACCTGCTCCCCACCCAGGCTATGGACAAGCACCAG gAGGTTATGGAGCAGGTCCTCCACCAGGAATAGACCCCAGTGTATACCAGTGGTTTTTAACTGTGGACCAAGACAAGAGTGGACATATAACAGCACATGAGTTACAACAGGCTCTTGTGAATGGAAACTGGTCACATTTTAACCCAGAGACCTGTAGACTAATGATAA GCATGTTTGACAGAGATAACACAGGAACTATACAGTTACATGAGTTTAATGCCTTGTGGAATTATATCCAACAATGGAAAGGGGTCTTTGAGAGGTTTGATGGTAATCGTTCTGGTTCCATAGAAGCTCATGAACTGATTCAAG ccTTCCAGCAGATGGGATATAACCTATCACCACAGTTTGGTCACATCGTCATTTCAAAGTTTGATGTCAACGGTAGAAGATCGCTAACATTAGACAACTTTATCCAGTCGTGTGTTATGTTAAAATCGTTGACAGATTCATTTAAAGAACGAGACCCTCAGATGCAAGGAACCATCAGAATGGGCTATGAAGACTTTATGACAACTGCAGTTTTCAACAAAGTTTAG